A genomic segment from uncultured Vibrio sp. encodes:
- a CDS encoding LysR substrate-binding domain-containing protein — protein MRYSLKQLAVFNAVADSGSVSQAADKLALTQSATSMSLSQLEKMLGRPLFERQGKQMALTHWGMWLRPKAKRLLQDALQIEMGFYEQHLLSGEVRLCASQTPAEHLVPDLISIIDNDFPEMRISLNVKSTRGVLEGVLDYKCDLGIIEGRCDDNRLHQEVWCRDHLTVVAASHHPFAKNPTVSLAQLEQAKWVLREDGSGTRKTFDSSINKFIEDLDVWREYEHVPVLRSLVANGQYLTCLPYLDVERYIQAGLLVALDVPELKMERTLSFIWRADMAENPLVECIKREGLRMMKGKPTVL, from the coding sequence TTGCGCTATTCATTGAAGCAGTTAGCGGTTTTTAATGCAGTTGCCGATTCAGGAAGTGTTAGCCAGGCTGCAGACAAGCTGGCTCTGACACAATCGGCGACAAGTATGTCGCTCTCACAATTAGAAAAAATGCTTGGTCGGCCATTATTTGAAAGGCAGGGCAAACAAATGGCGTTAACCCATTGGGGGATGTGGTTGAGGCCGAAAGCAAAACGTCTGTTGCAAGATGCTTTGCAGATTGAAATGGGCTTTTACGAGCAACACTTATTAAGCGGGGAAGTACGTCTTTGCGCGAGTCAAACGCCAGCAGAACACTTAGTTCCTGATCTTATCAGTATTATTGATAATGACTTCCCTGAGATGCGCATATCTTTGAATGTAAAAAGCACTAGAGGTGTCCTTGAGGGCGTATTGGATTACAAGTGCGACTTAGGCATCATTGAAGGCCGTTGTGACGACAATCGATTACACCAGGAAGTATGGTGCCGTGATCACCTGACTGTTGTCGCTGCTTCACATCATCCTTTCGCCAAAAATCCAACCGTCAGCTTAGCTCAGTTAGAACAAGCAAAATGGGTGTTGCGGGAAGATGGGTCCGGGACACGTAAAACCTTTGATAGTTCGATTAATAAATTTATAGAGGATCTCGATGTTTGGCGTGAATACGAACACGTACCTGTACTCCGTAGCCTTGTTGCCAATGGGCAGTATTTAACCTGTTTACCTTATCTGGATGTTGAACGTTATATCCAAGCCGGCCTACTGGTTGCTTTAGATGTTCCAGAGCTAAAAATGGAACGTACGCTTTCCTTTATCTGGCGAGCCGATATGGCAGAAAACCCATTAGTAGAGTGCATCAAGCGTGAAGGCTTACGCATGATGAAAGGGAAGCCGACAGTTCTATAG
- a CDS encoding alkylphosphonate utilization protein: MSIESTLLARCESKCELCSSESPLTAYAVPPHGNVTVDTAIMVCDKCLSEIEEPKDINHWRCLNDSMWSQVPAVQVTAWRQLTRLNTESWAQDALDMMYMEEEQMNWAMKGMSADDKTLDCNGTELKKGDDVTVIKDLPVKGTNQVIKQGTVIRGISLGDDPKLVSGKANGGQSMYVIAEYCRKK; encoded by the coding sequence ATGTCTATCGAATCTACTTTGCTTGCACGCTGCGAGTCAAAATGTGAACTATGTTCATCTGAATCTCCGTTAACTGCTTATGCGGTTCCACCACACGGTAACGTCACTGTTGATACCGCGATTATGGTTTGTGACAAATGTCTAAGCGAGATCGAAGAACCAAAAGACATTAACCACTGGCGTTGCCTAAATGACAGCATGTGGAGCCAAGTGCCAGCAGTACAAGTAACTGCATGGCGCCAACTGACTCGCCTAAACACTGAAAGCTGGGCTCAAGATGCTCTTGACATGATGTACATGGAAGAAGAGCAAATGAACTGGGCAATGAAGGGGATGTCTGCAGATGACAAAACTCTTGACTGTAACGGCACTGAACTTAAAAAAGGTGACGATGTAACAGTAATCAAAGACCTACCCGTTAAAGGCACCAACCAAGTGATCAAACAAGGCACGGTTATCCGTGGTATCAGCCTTGGCGATGATCCAAAATTGGTTTCAGGAAAGGCAAACGGTGGTCAATCTATGTATGTGATCGCAGAGTACTGCCGTAAGAAGTAA
- a CDS encoding bifunctional UDP-sugar hydrolase/5'-nucleotidase encodes MKMNKNHKPVRIKLAHINDTHSYFEPTSLQLKLQINKDVTLEPYVSAGGFSRIATRVEQLRDDAKRQGHGMLFLHAGDCFQGTLYFSLFKGKANADLLNALQIDAMALGNHELDMGNEPVAQFCQRTNFPLLAGNWDLSNELVSKSHRVSDCGNVLSYQHQTQSAQYMVKEFDGAPVAIFGLSIDKMSDIANPDIDTPFVAAIDTAKATVEQIHAAGIKNIILLSHLGYEGDLELAEQVEGIGIIVGGHSHRLQGDFSSIGLGKDDQYGVKINGTYVVQAGFHALTIGHCVLEFDEQGSASMLSGQNELLLGRRIFWDSSLNQQLDQGVFETACDFIHGQPNVVVCKKHPETQAILTDKYIPRVRALQSQVIANVDNKKRHVRIPDEFGGSELASAVAHSFLHSLNQRGHDIQFAIHNAGGVRTSLNPGKLTVADVAGRLLPFAVPIGFYNVQGSVIRRALEGAINNALNNGVEGTGSGSYPYTYNLNFEYEAHLPKGKRITVLEIFNENRWVKVQDDAWYRGTSSAYTMKGKEGYEALLDMEGEGSVSNLSMADCFIELLTDDPNCLNLNHKFYTQQHS; translated from the coding sequence ATGAAAATGAATAAAAATCATAAGCCAGTAAGAATCAAACTGGCACACATCAATGACACTCATTCCTACTTTGAGCCAACGTCATTACAGCTAAAATTACAAATCAATAAAGACGTTACGCTAGAGCCATACGTAAGTGCCGGAGGCTTTTCGCGCATTGCAACACGAGTTGAACAACTTCGCGATGATGCGAAACGCCAAGGACACGGAATGTTGTTTTTACATGCTGGAGACTGCTTCCAAGGCACTCTGTACTTTTCTTTGTTTAAAGGCAAAGCGAATGCAGATCTTCTAAACGCGTTACAGATTGACGCGATGGCACTAGGCAACCATGAACTAGACATGGGGAATGAACCTGTGGCTCAGTTCTGTCAGCGTACCAACTTTCCCTTGCTTGCTGGTAACTGGGATTTATCTAACGAATTAGTATCAAAATCCCACCGAGTGAGTGATTGTGGCAATGTATTAAGTTATCAGCATCAAACTCAAAGCGCTCAATACATGGTGAAAGAGTTTGATGGTGCACCGGTCGCCATTTTTGGCCTTTCGATCGATAAAATGAGTGATATTGCAAATCCCGATATAGATACTCCATTCGTGGCTGCAATTGATACAGCGAAAGCGACGGTCGAGCAAATCCACGCGGCTGGGATAAAAAATATTATTTTGCTTAGCCATCTGGGTTACGAAGGTGACTTAGAGTTAGCGGAACAGGTAGAGGGGATTGGTATCATCGTTGGTGGTCACAGTCATCGACTGCAAGGTGATTTTTCTTCGATAGGCTTAGGTAAAGACGACCAATACGGTGTGAAAATTAACGGCACTTATGTGGTACAGGCTGGTTTTCATGCACTGACTATTGGGCATTGTGTACTGGAGTTTGATGAGCAGGGAAGTGCATCGATGCTAAGCGGTCAAAATGAGCTGTTGCTTGGCCGTCGTATATTCTGGGATTCCTCACTAAACCAACAACTGGACCAAGGCGTATTTGAGACAGCGTGTGACTTTATTCATGGCCAGCCAAATGTCGTTGTGTGTAAAAAGCACCCTGAGACGCAGGCTATTTTAACGGATAAATACATACCACGCGTGCGTGCACTTCAATCGCAAGTGATCGCGAATGTCGACAATAAAAAGCGCCATGTACGTATCCCAGATGAATTTGGGGGCAGTGAGCTTGCTTCTGCGGTTGCACATTCATTCCTGCACAGCTTAAATCAGCGTGGACATGACATTCAGTTTGCTATTCATAACGCTGGTGGCGTCAGAACGTCACTAAATCCGGGTAAGCTTACCGTTGCCGACGTTGCCGGACGTTTATTGCCATTTGCCGTCCCTATTGGTTTTTATAACGTACAGGGAAGTGTGATTCGCCGAGCTTTGGAAGGAGCGATTAATAACGCCTTGAACAATGGTGTAGAAGGCACTGGCTCAGGCAGTTACCCTTACACATACAACCTCAACTTTGAGTACGAAGCTCATCTTCCTAAAGGGAAACGTATTACCGTACTAGAAATCTTCAATGAGAATCGTTGGGTGAAGGTACAGGATGACGCTTGGTACCGTGGCACGTCATCGGCATATACAATGAAAGGTAAAGAAGGTTACGAAGCCTTATTGGATATGGAAGGTGAGGGAAGTGTCAGTAACCTATCGATGGCAGATTGTTTCATCGAACTGCTTACTGATGATCCTAATTGTTTGAATCTAAATCACAAATTCTACACTCAGCAGCATAGTTAG
- a CDS encoding DUF1097 domain-containing protein, which produces MTTLLAISITTGILSGVWGWIAISLGLLSWAGFLGCTSYFASPTSGLKGLATSLLTNLTGVFWAMVIIYGSTYAGLEILGYVITAIVAFFMCIQAKQVWLSYIPGTFIGSCATFAADGHWQLVVPSLLLGGVFGYLMKATGLWLHSKSNATSTSSLAEQTQ; this is translated from the coding sequence ATGACGACACTATTAGCGATTTCTATTACTACTGGGATTTTGTCTGGCGTTTGGGGATGGATAGCTATCTCTTTAGGCCTTCTATCTTGGGCAGGTTTTTTAGGCTGTACGAGTTACTTTGCCTCTCCAACAAGTGGCCTGAAAGGATTAGCCACAAGCCTACTCACTAATTTAACTGGTGTGTTTTGGGCTATGGTTATCATTTATGGTTCAACTTACGCAGGGTTAGAAATTCTAGGCTACGTCATAACGGCTATCGTAGCTTTCTTTATGTGTATTCAAGCTAAACAAGTTTGGTTATCTTATATTCCTGGTACGTTTATTGGCTCATGTGCAACCTTTGCAGCCGATGGTCACTGGCAACTTGTTGTACCATCGCTTTTATTAGGTGGTGTATTTGGTTACCTAATGAAAGCCACCGGCCTCTGGTTACACTCGAAATCAAATGCTACTTCTACCTCTTCGCTCGCTGAGCAAACGCAGTAG
- a CDS encoding outer membrane protein transport protein: MNKKRCSLLTISILFACNAQSAGFQVVEHSASGLGRAFSGEAAVADNASVLARNPAAMTRFKRAQFSGAISVVDPEVDIYDTFHDEHSEDVAPMAAVPAGYYVSPINDKFAWGIGMFTTYGVATDYPDDISAGDLAGYTSLMSVNVNPNLAYRINDAFSIAGGVSLIYAEAELTRHKGALAPLFGPGSQTSDKLIGMEGETFSWGWNLGALYEINENNRFGFGYRSKVDLDIDDGEFSSYDSGIATASKVDGRIKIKLPSIFELSGFHQVNDQWAFHYSWMLTNWSKFTELRATSDQCNDGVCFSKQEKYDDNNRYSVGATYTLNPNWTFRAGVAYDEQAGKPTLSIPDTDRYWYSAGLTYAWSDNLSFDAGFALVQFDDNSFTETNASGQELTFEADGAAYISSVQMNYTFN, translated from the coding sequence ATGAATAAGAAGCGCTGCTCTCTGCTTACAATATCGATATTGTTTGCGTGTAATGCCCAATCAGCGGGCTTTCAGGTTGTTGAACATTCAGCATCTGGTCTTGGTCGAGCGTTTTCAGGCGAAGCCGCTGTTGCAGACAATGCCAGTGTCTTGGCACGAAACCCGGCAGCCATGACGCGTTTTAAACGAGCTCAGTTTTCAGGCGCGATAAGCGTCGTTGACCCTGAAGTGGATATTTATGACACTTTTCATGACGAACACTCTGAAGATGTCGCACCAATGGCCGCGGTACCAGCTGGTTACTATGTGAGCCCAATCAACGACAAGTTCGCTTGGGGCATCGGCATGTTTACAACCTATGGTGTTGCGACGGACTACCCAGATGACATTTCTGCTGGCGATCTGGCTGGTTACACCTCATTGATGTCGGTTAACGTAAACCCGAACCTCGCATACCGTATTAATGATGCATTTAGTATCGCTGGTGGTGTTAGCCTTATCTATGCAGAAGCAGAGTTAACACGCCATAAAGGGGCTTTAGCTCCGTTGTTTGGACCAGGAAGCCAAACATCTGACAAACTGATTGGCATGGAAGGTGAGACATTTTCTTGGGGTTGGAACCTAGGTGCTCTCTATGAAATTAATGAGAATAACCGCTTTGGTTTCGGTTACCGTTCTAAAGTCGATCTAGATATTGATGATGGTGAATTCAGTAGTTACGACTCTGGCATCGCAACAGCCTCAAAAGTGGACGGACGTATAAAGATCAAGCTGCCTTCCATTTTTGAGCTATCAGGTTTTCACCAAGTCAATGACCAATGGGCGTTTCATTACAGTTGGATGTTAACCAACTGGAGCAAATTTACGGAACTACGCGCAACCAGTGATCAATGTAATGACGGCGTGTGTTTCTCTAAACAAGAAAAATATGATGACAATAACCGCTATTCGGTAGGTGCAACTTACACGCTCAATCCTAACTGGACATTCCGAGCGGGTGTTGCTTACGACGAACAAGCGGGTAAACCAACATTGAGTATCCCAGATACAGACCGCTACTGGTATAGCGCTGGTTTAACTTATGCGTGGAGCGACAACCTGAGTTTTGATGCCGGTTTTGCTTTAGTGCAATTTGACGACAACTCGTTCACCGAAACTAACGCATCTGGTCAAGAACTTACGTTTGAAGCGGATGGCGCTGCGTATATCAGTTCAGTACAAATGAATTACACCTTCAATTAG
- a CDS encoding VolA/Pla-1 family phospholipase, producing MKHTFKLSLLCSAILLAGCGDESGSQGTSAQVGFEPAVQALLERQTSIQFTLQGANAAVPAPSYLLMDSTDGTLGIPTEGDNALTNPKASMNTMDGWSTSMPIVLNFDGVGFSSGMVTSGVKVIKINTRLTDWDGTSNPIEEVLVLGTDYIVQTNGNSLYIQFMDALDESSEYIFAVTQDITDVNGDPIGTSSSYATAKSKEVVYETGDLASVQAVTTAVEGIFGLASVNPDDIVYSSWFSTQSVGDTLAAVKGVTATGFSTGVNTLNDVYKADSNDNSVDLAAVYTMTFDTTQDFVTALDNDQNFNQYVSDLDAAKTAIKGLYNASGASVVVTQGSVKLPYYLEKGADWNMQPMVSAMPSLAKLSAALADPNEQANMVQQLSTGVFAENPVDVTKLASDPTEQLKLVGSTLYLNDGSQLDSERIITRYSPVPAVKSLEDVEFLLFTPQSGVATDVVVYQHGITSSKETAYAFAYNMVKAGVAVIAIDLPIHGTRSLDEQRSANANVLAYLNLSNLAVARDNLRQSVLDVLGLRASLVVSAQGGILASGPLQGFNPMSGSQVKMLGHSLGGIVGTSAVAAANNSLGSPTADALYSFSAASIQNSGGQIGNLLLGSERFGPQIKHNLAYAASTDYMSFSDAQCTELEAKACYETFEGLATAEQLAELSDGFSQFIYAAQTTLDTVDPFTNTSDLMASGTLSTPFFMTETEGDSVVPNSVANAPFAGTEPLAEKLGLTTVNSSNTTVSPTASFVQFNSTATHSTFASPSGTLADLDHHIEMQTENTDFLMDNVLSGVSNTSVLK from the coding sequence ATGAAACATACTTTTAAATTATCTTTGCTTTGTTCTGCGATCCTGCTTGCTGGCTGTGGTGACGAATCCGGTAGTCAAGGCACATCGGCACAAGTAGGCTTTGAACCAGCAGTTCAGGCATTGCTCGAGCGTCAAACATCGATACAGTTTACCCTTCAAGGCGCTAATGCTGCGGTTCCTGCCCCATCTTATCTACTGATGGATTCGACAGATGGCACTTTAGGGATACCGACAGAAGGCGATAACGCGCTGACCAATCCGAAAGCCTCCATGAACACTATGGATGGTTGGTCAACTTCAATGCCTATCGTATTGAATTTCGACGGTGTTGGCTTTTCTTCAGGCATGGTGACGTCGGGTGTAAAGGTCATCAAAATTAATACGCGCTTAACCGATTGGGACGGCACCAGCAACCCGATCGAAGAAGTTCTTGTACTCGGCACGGATTATATTGTGCAAACCAATGGCAACTCGCTTTACATCCAGTTTATGGATGCGTTGGACGAATCGAGTGAATATATTTTTGCTGTAACACAAGACATCACCGATGTTAATGGTGACCCAATCGGTACCTCCTCGAGCTACGCTACCGCGAAAAGTAAGGAGGTCGTGTACGAAACTGGCGACCTGGCTTCTGTCCAAGCGGTGACCACTGCAGTCGAAGGTATTTTTGGCTTAGCAAGTGTTAACCCTGATGACATTGTTTATTCATCTTGGTTTAGCACGCAATCTGTCGGCGATACGCTCGCCGCCGTTAAAGGGGTGACGGCAACGGGCTTCTCTACTGGCGTAAACACGCTCAATGACGTGTACAAAGCGGATTCAAATGACAATTCAGTTGATCTCGCTGCCGTTTATACCATGACGTTTGATACGACGCAGGACTTTGTAACGGCTTTGGATAATGACCAAAACTTCAATCAATACGTGAGTGATCTAGACGCGGCTAAGACAGCAATTAAAGGCTTATACAATGCTTCTGGCGCTAGTGTAGTTGTAACTCAAGGATCGGTAAAACTGCCTTACTACCTTGAGAAAGGCGCAGACTGGAACATGCAACCAATGGTATCTGCAATGCCAAGCCTTGCAAAACTTAGTGCCGCGCTAGCCGATCCGAACGAGCAAGCGAATATGGTTCAGCAGCTTTCTACTGGTGTATTTGCAGAGAATCCAGTGGACGTGACTAAGCTGGCGAGTGATCCTACTGAACAGTTGAAACTGGTTGGCTCGACCTTGTATCTAAACGATGGCAGCCAGTTAGACAGTGAACGTATTATAACGCGTTACTCTCCTGTACCTGCGGTCAAGTCTCTTGAAGATGTTGAGTTTCTTCTTTTCACACCTCAATCAGGCGTGGCAACAGACGTTGTGGTTTATCAACACGGCATCACGTCATCAAAAGAAACGGCCTATGCGTTTGCCTACAACATGGTGAAAGCCGGCGTTGCCGTTATTGCTATCGACTTGCCTATCCATGGCACCCGAAGTTTAGATGAACAACGTTCTGCGAACGCAAACGTGCTTGCTTATTTGAACCTGTCAAACTTAGCGGTAGCGCGTGACAACTTACGTCAAAGTGTGCTGGATGTTTTAGGTCTTCGTGCAAGCTTAGTGGTATCCGCACAAGGTGGCATTTTAGCAAGTGGACCTCTTCAGGGCTTCAATCCAATGTCAGGTTCACAGGTTAAAATGCTCGGTCACTCTCTTGGCGGTATCGTTGGTACATCAGCCGTCGCAGCAGCAAACAATTCATTAGGCAGCCCGACGGCAGATGCGCTCTATTCATTTAGTGCCGCTTCTATCCAAAACTCAGGTGGTCAAATTGGCAACTTATTACTGGGTTCTGAGAGATTCGGTCCGCAGATTAAACACAACCTAGCTTATGCTGCTTCAACGGATTACATGTCATTTTCTGATGCACAATGTACTGAATTAGAAGCCAAAGCCTGTTATGAAACCTTTGAAGGGCTAGCCACTGCAGAGCAACTTGCCGAGCTAAGCGATGGTTTCTCTCAGTTTATCTACGCGGCACAGACAACGCTTGATACTGTAGACCCATTCACTAATACAAGTGATTTGATGGCTTCGGGTACGCTATCGACGCCATTCTTTATGACAGAAACGGAAGGTGATTCAGTGGTACCAAATAGTGTGGCTAACGCACCATTCGCAGGCACTGAACCACTGGCAGAGAAACTTGGCTTAACGACAGTAAACAGTTCAAACACAACTGTGTCACCGACTGCAAGCTTCGTTCAGTTCAACTCAACTGCAACACACAGTACGTTTGCTTCACCAAGTGGTACCTTGGCTGATCTCGACCACCACATCGAAATGCAAACAGAGAACACCGACTTCCTAATGGATAATGTTTTATCGGGTGTCTCTAACACGTCAGTTCTGAAATAA
- a CDS encoding site-2 protease family protein, giving the protein MELLHIEFLGRPLRLEGSMAGWQQLYWDNTLVSQIDANESKSEESKHLFKLMAGDEVLQCEFDCTVQWQPFSLSYQVTMNDKLVTSGSRNEKDIERQTPQVTPPSEKRFSLIGIVSLGMKALKSAKVIKVVLASASLAAYSWLFSIQFALALIACLMFHEWGHIKAMKYFGMKTKGIYLIPFLGGLALSDEKINTRWQDVVISIMGPFFGLVLSIVFTVLYWMTGEMTFAGLAVFNALLNLFNLLPILPLDGGHVLKSITFSMNTWVGLAGSIVTAILGIVLSYSLGLTLLGFLLIMGMLEVVMEWRTRHHSHLLPLTRYGQLFSFAWYIASVGGFVAIIWYFASLGDSLLSLPMQILGT; this is encoded by the coding sequence TTGGAATTACTACATATTGAATTTTTAGGTCGACCACTCAGGTTGGAAGGATCAATGGCGGGATGGCAGCAGTTGTATTGGGACAACACATTAGTCTCTCAAATTGATGCCAATGAAAGTAAGTCTGAGGAAAGTAAACATCTATTTAAACTCATGGCAGGTGATGAGGTTTTGCAGTGTGAGTTCGATTGTACAGTACAGTGGCAGCCTTTCAGTTTGTCTTATCAGGTCACAATGAATGACAAATTAGTAACAAGTGGCTCTCGTAATGAAAAAGACATCGAGCGCCAGACACCACAAGTTACACCTCCAAGTGAAAAACGCTTTAGCTTAATTGGTATCGTCTCTTTAGGTATGAAAGCCTTAAAAAGTGCAAAAGTCATTAAAGTGGTATTAGCTTCCGCTAGCCTGGCCGCGTACTCTTGGTTGTTCTCTATACAATTTGCTCTCGCGCTGATTGCTTGTCTGATGTTCCACGAGTGGGGACACATTAAAGCGATGAAGTACTTTGGTATGAAGACGAAAGGCATCTATTTGATCCCATTTCTGGGTGGGCTTGCGTTAAGTGATGAAAAAATTAACACTCGCTGGCAGGACGTAGTTATTTCCATTATGGGGCCGTTTTTCGGCTTAGTGTTGAGTATTGTCTTTACCGTTCTTTATTGGATGACTGGTGAGATGACGTTTGCTGGTTTGGCGGTTTTTAATGCGTTGTTAAACCTGTTTAATTTATTACCCATTTTACCTTTAGACGGTGGCCATGTACTTAAAAGTATAACGTTCTCAATGAACACCTGGGTTGGGTTAGCGGGCAGTATAGTAACAGCGATACTTGGTATTGTACTGAGTTATTCACTGGGCTTAACACTACTTGGCTTTTTGTTGATCATGGGGATGTTGGAAGTAGTGATGGAATGGCGGACACGTCACCACAGCCATTTATTACCATTAACCCGTTACGGTCAGTTGTTCTCTTTTGCGTGGTATATCGCATCCGTTGGTGGCTTTGTGGCTATTATTTGGTATTTCGCCAGCCTCGGAGACAGTTTACTCAGTTTACCTATGCAGATTTTAGGGACTTAA
- a CDS encoding ATP-dependent endonuclease: MRLERIEISGFRGIKRLSLSFDELTTLIGENTWGKSSLLDALSIALPTDGNLYEFELKDFHVDYAIAHPQTQHIEIILCFRAQDKQEIKAGRYRRLKPVWCTKENGGHVIYYRISGSRDEHNITTSYGFLDREGKTKQIHHAEKLAVELMTLHPVIRLRDSRRFPHSSHVNGDGKNARIEKRIDNTCRRLLAMPGQVNKGEIRSSLSSMQTLVDHYFAFRSTSRGNPRKPRDGLFYNSHPSDKGLSQYLRETKDKQSRLLLMGLLNTYLQAKGPTELRRCARPILIIEDPEGRLHPTHLARAWSLLQLLPMQKILTTNSGSLLGSVPLYSIRRLYRLSDRTIAKSLNSSKFGRDELRRIGFHIRFHRAGALFARCWLLVEGETEVWLFNELARQCGYDLAAEGVQIVEFAQSGLRSIIKVAKEFGIDWHVVTDGDAAGKKYAHTVRSQLEHDQERHRLTELPDQDIEHFLYNHGFEIFFKDMIKIPHDHQIPAKKVVNRVLKKHAKPDLALAIVSYCEENGMECIPVLLRWTLKRIVTMASGNT; this comes from the coding sequence ATGAGACTAGAACGCATCGAAATCTCCGGATTTAGAGGCATCAAACGCCTTTCACTCTCTTTTGATGAACTCACCACGCTCATTGGTGAAAATACATGGGGTAAGTCTTCATTACTTGATGCCCTATCCATTGCACTACCAACAGACGGAAATCTATATGAGTTTGAACTGAAAGATTTTCATGTTGACTACGCTATCGCTCACCCACAAACACAACATATTGAGATCATTCTTTGCTTTCGAGCACAAGACAAACAAGAGATAAAAGCAGGTCGTTACCGCCGTCTCAAGCCTGTTTGGTGTACCAAAGAAAACGGTGGACACGTCATCTACTATCGTATCAGTGGCTCTCGAGATGAACATAACATTACGACTAGCTACGGATTCCTAGACCGTGAGGGAAAAACTAAACAGATACATCATGCTGAAAAGCTCGCAGTCGAGTTGATGACACTGCACCCTGTTATTCGCTTAAGGGACTCTCGTCGCTTCCCTCATTCATCTCATGTGAATGGAGATGGTAAAAACGCCCGAATTGAAAAGCGTATTGACAATACATGTCGGCGACTATTAGCTATGCCTGGTCAAGTCAATAAGGGGGAAATTCGCAGTAGCCTTTCCTCTATGCAGACTCTGGTTGACCACTATTTTGCATTCCGCAGTACCAGCAGAGGGAATCCAAGGAAGCCAAGAGATGGTCTGTTTTATAACAGCCACCCTTCTGATAAAGGCCTGAGCCAATACTTGAGGGAAACCAAGGATAAACAAAGTCGCTTACTTCTAATGGGCTTACTCAACACTTATCTGCAAGCGAAAGGCCCAACAGAGCTAAGACGTTGTGCACGACCAATCTTAATAATTGAAGATCCCGAAGGTCGCTTGCACCCTACGCACTTAGCAAGAGCGTGGTCCCTTCTTCAGCTATTGCCGATGCAGAAAATTCTGACTACTAACAGTGGGAGTTTACTCGGCTCCGTTCCGCTTTATTCAATCCGGCGCTTGTATCGCCTCTCTGATCGCACTATTGCGAAAAGCCTCAACTCGTCTAAATTCGGGCGAGATGAACTAAGGCGTATCGGTTTCCACATTCGTTTTCACCGAGCAGGTGCACTTTTTGCTCGTTGCTGGTTGCTGGTTGAAGGTGAAACCGAAGTCTGGCTTTTTAACGAGTTAGCGCGTCAATGTGGTTATGATTTAGCGGCAGAAGGCGTTCAGATAGTAGAGTTTGCCCAATCTGGCTTGCGCTCAATTATTAAAGTCGCAAAAGAGTTTGGCATTGACTGGCACGTAGTGACAGATGGCGATGCGGCCGGTAAAAAATACGCGCATACGGTTCGTTCACAATTAGAACATGACCAAGAGCGTCACCGCTTAACTGAGTTACCCGATCAAGACATTGAACATTTCCTATACAATCATGGATTTGAAATTTTCTTTAAGGACATGATAAAGATTCCTCACGATCATCAAATCCCTGCCAAAAAAGTGGTAAACCGAGTCCTAAAAAAACATGCTAAACCAGATTTAGCTTTAGCGATTGTTTCGTATTGTGAAGAGAATGGCATGGAATGCATACCGGTACTCTTGCGTTGGACGCTAAAACGCATCGTAACCATGGCAAGTGGGAATACCTAG